GTTGCAGAAGTCAGTGTGTGAGCGCAGTTTTCCCTTTCCGCGTTGAGTTCATGCCACGCGTTTGATCTCGGCGGATCCGAGGGCATTGAAGCGGTTCATGAGGGCGATGCGGATATGGATTTCGGCGGTCTGGCGGTCCGGGTCTCGTGATGAGATGCGTTCACCGAAGGCCTTGAGGCAGCGCATCCTTGCCTCGATCCTGCTTCGGACGTGATAACCTGACCAGCGCTTCCATATGGCCCTGCCCAAGCGCTGGGTTGCCCGGAGGATCTCGTTGCGCGCCCTGGCTGCGGGGCAATCCTCCTTCCAGAGACGGCCATTCCTCCGGATCGGGATGATAGCGGTGCCGCCTCGATCCAGGATCGCGGTGTGGCAGCGTCGGGTGTCAAAGGCACCGTCGCCGGTGACGGTGCCGATCTGTTCATCCTCTGGGATCTGGTTGAGCAGGTCGGGCAGAACAGGGCTGTCGCCTTCACGGCTTGAGGTGAATTCGACGGCGCGGATGTCACCTGTAGCCGTGTCCATCGCCAGATGAACCTTACG
The Paracoccus alcaliphilus DNA segment above includes these coding regions:
- a CDS encoding IS5-like element ISPpa3 family transposase, which encodes MSKPEPTRYRTMNWKSYNDALKRRGSLLIWLDKDMVWRAPKSGCNGRPPVFSDAAIQFCLMVKVLFGLPLRQTTGMVASILSMAGLDWRVPDFSTLSRRQKRITVQITSRRAPGPLNLLVDSTGIKFLGDGEWLARKHGPHRRRQYRKVHLAMDTATGDIRAVEFTSSREGDSPVLPDLLNQIPEDEQIGTVTGDGAFDTRRCHTAILDRGGTAIIPIRRNGRLWKEDCPAARARNEILRATQRLGRAIWKRWSGYHVRSRIEARMRCLKAFGERISSRDPDRQTAEIHIRIALMNRFNALGSAEIKRVA